A portion of the Leptospira dzoumogneensis genome contains these proteins:
- a CDS encoding Ig-like domain-containing protein gives MKTQTLKGFLLTGFALILVSIGCGGEKQASLSDSIFTSLGIATDSGGSLPTSASLTPYKDTDEPATLPVDFGTTGPQALLNLSSTDQVDRYKSLEIVFSEPMTQSTVTSDFVLKEKVGTLLPGPAAEKGGSFYWKSGGRLIFDPYKELKPNTTYKLTLTSASQGLEGGNLQPYTIEFTTEPDYLIGATLNGTAVGPANSSKDLTYTDAAPGTIAMNLNASFTSPISGANPIQTIKLKHLSSTAEHVICAAPPCDMTAPLASSLNLNTFSGAKAGLKPFQGGNAYIFEITTSNGKVFRRSFGFNYGKVNTTPYALITNGAAAIVDETQALKLFGQILERFTKNDYKIVGKSFSDFSNIPKSTAKRTSYCIDYHSEINFIRSFGDSTDPDNGDGYCGGSGANPGAFVGNGCFLGCSDFDMDVYITGVNIPAMTGADPTITASLSVPANNNLKVSINGRKAIINLAIIARNRSSIGLGLVGSGSKFYFTTIAEVNLNETANPRAAVGNTNTVVDSNGEFNIAIKTPLTIAALPANTASDNFYTKEWSDHLRVKNNAGTLDSVDYVDSTSWAADLLSSVTASIANDMVPALKPAITQSMLKDVVQKVAPNALNAVVTSLANPGLDVILPDYLPAPLQSFPLSLKLKFQTDVVPTVSGANKGLVGSASVALVAKNPLGTSDPNYHGHQLAAGFVSTRPVPNADALTKTFPFSKSSTNPGLLLTLTADTVTQAAYSLWQNGALNLRINKPFIDSITAYAGTDPLFQLTQELVKVGTLLNILAPGRNTLVGLNPSDSSKLIQSVKASDDVDIDVYAIHAPNGEFKFGGANSIPALVVNFTDLELRIYGRRPNGTPIGYPNLNSITCSSAAADSAANSCRYLLNTVRVSIKGDGSFNFIPFVNPDPSGKPQYNNLNAMSLVIKKDENSMAYTLDILEGNSVNPFGLDPKGIFQVVDPLIRSLIIPLVNNVLRQVPLPKSLNVSAITNYSSGAVCNLQSTTDKLKLITIPIPNTEPYPYLFGGLQFQGAAATNPGTVVQCP, from the coding sequence ATGAAGACGCAAACACTCAAGGGATTTTTACTTACCGGTTTCGCTTTAATCTTAGTATCCATTGGATGCGGTGGAGAAAAACAAGCGAGTCTTTCCGACTCGATTTTTACAAGTCTCGGTATCGCTACCGATTCCGGAGGAAGCCTTCCCACTAGTGCGTCTTTAACTCCTTATAAGGATACCGACGAGCCGGCGACTCTTCCTGTGGATTTCGGAACTACAGGACCTCAAGCATTATTAAACCTATCTTCTACCGACCAAGTGGATCGTTATAAAAGTTTAGAGATCGTTTTCTCTGAGCCAATGACTCAATCCACAGTGACTTCTGATTTCGTGCTGAAGGAAAAAGTCGGAACCTTATTGCCAGGGCCTGCTGCTGAAAAGGGAGGATCCTTTTATTGGAAATCCGGTGGAAGATTGATCTTTGATCCTTACAAAGAGTTAAAGCCTAATACTACTTATAAACTCACTTTGACTAGTGCTTCTCAAGGTTTAGAAGGCGGAAACCTACAACCTTATACAATAGAATTTACTACTGAGCCCGATTATCTGATCGGTGCTACCTTAAATGGAACGGCGGTTGGTCCTGCGAATTCTTCTAAGGACTTAACTTATACGGACGCTGCTCCTGGAACGATCGCTATGAATCTGAATGCAAGTTTCACTTCTCCGATCAGCGGCGCGAATCCTATTCAAACGATCAAACTGAAACATTTAAGTTCTACTGCAGAGCATGTGATCTGTGCGGCACCTCCTTGTGATATGACTGCTCCTCTTGCTTCTTCTTTAAATTTGAACACTTTCTCCGGAGCAAAGGCAGGACTGAAACCTTTCCAAGGCGGGAATGCTTATATCTTTGAGATCACTACCTCTAACGGTAAAGTATTCCGTAGATCCTTCGGATTCAATTACGGAAAAGTAAATACTACTCCGTATGCTTTGATCACAAATGGAGCGGCGGCGATCGTAGATGAAACTCAGGCTTTAAAATTATTCGGCCAGATTTTAGAGAGATTTACAAAGAACGATTATAAGATCGTTGGTAAGTCCTTTTCAGATTTTTCTAATATTCCTAAGAGTACTGCTAAAAGAACAAGTTATTGTATAGATTATCATTCTGAGATCAATTTTATCCGTAGTTTCGGGGATTCCACTGATCCTGATAATGGAGATGGATACTGCGGTGGGTCTGGAGCGAATCCTGGAGCATTCGTAGGCAACGGATGTTTCTTAGGTTGTTCCGATTTCGATATGGACGTTTATATCACAGGAGTTAATATTCCTGCGATGACCGGAGCTGATCCTACTATCACCGCAAGTTTAAGTGTTCCTGCAAATAATAACCTGAAGGTTAGCATTAACGGACGTAAGGCGATCATCAATCTTGCCATTATCGCAAGAAACAGAAGTTCTATCGGTCTTGGGCTTGTGGGTTCCGGAAGTAAGTTCTATTTTACTACAATTGCAGAAGTGAATTTGAATGAAACCGCAAACCCTCGTGCTGCGGTCGGAAATACGAACACTGTAGTGGATTCGAATGGGGAATTTAATATCGCGATTAAAACTCCTCTGACTATAGCCGCTCTTCCTGCGAACACTGCCTCCGACAATTTTTATACGAAAGAATGGTCCGACCATTTGAGAGTTAAGAATAATGCCGGAACTTTGGATTCTGTAGACTATGTAGATTCTACTTCCTGGGCAGCGGACCTTCTATCCTCGGTAACTGCGTCCATCGCGAACGATATGGTCCCTGCTTTAAAACCTGCGATCACTCAGTCCATGTTAAAGGACGTTGTGCAAAAGGTTGCGCCTAATGCGTTAAATGCGGTCGTGACATCCTTAGCGAATCCAGGTCTGGACGTGATATTGCCGGATTATCTTCCTGCTCCTCTTCAAAGTTTCCCTCTTTCCTTAAAATTAAAATTCCAAACGGATGTGGTTCCTACTGTTTCCGGAGCGAACAAAGGGTTAGTTGGTTCTGCTTCCGTTGCTTTGGTTGCTAAAAATCCGCTCGGGACTTCTGATCCGAATTATCACGGGCACCAATTAGCTGCAGGTTTCGTGAGTACTCGTCCTGTTCCTAATGCAGATGCACTTACTAAAACTTTCCCATTCTCTAAAAGTTCCACAAACCCTGGACTTCTTTTGACTCTGACCGCGGATACTGTGACCCAGGCCGCTTATAGTCTCTGGCAAAACGGTGCTTTAAATTTAAGGATCAATAAACCTTTTATAGATTCAATCACGGCGTATGCAGGCACGGATCCTTTATTCCAGTTAACTCAAGAGTTAGTAAAAGTAGGGACCTTGTTGAATATCTTGGCTCCGGGTAGAAATACTTTAGTCGGTTTGAATCCGAGTGATTCTTCCAAACTGATCCAAAGCGTAAAAGCTTCGGATGATGTGGATATCGACGTGTATGCGATCCACGCACCTAACGGAGAGTTCAAGTTTGGAGGAGCGAATTCTATTCCGGCATTAGTTGTGAACTTTACGGATTTGGAATTGAGAATTTACGGAAGAAGACCGAATGGGACTCCGATCGGATACCCTAACTTGAACTCGATTACATGCTCTTCTGCGGCAGCGGATAGTGCTGCAAACAGTTGTCGTTATCTTCTGAATACGGTGCGTGTAAGTATCAAAGGGGACGGATCCTTCAATTTTATTCCATTTGTGAATCCGGATCCTAGTGGAAAACCTCAGTATAATAATTTGAACGCGATGAGCCTTGTGATCAAAAAAGACGAGAACAGTATGGCTTATACTCTGGATATTCTGGAAGGAAACTCTGTGAATCCATTCGGATTAGACCCTAAAGGAATATTCCAAGTAGTGGATCCTCTGATCCGTTCATTGATCATTCCTTTGGTGAATAACGTATTACGTCAGGTGCCTTTGCCTAAGTCACTGAACGTATCTGCGATCACGAATTATTCTTCAGGTGCAGTATGTAATCTTCAGTCTACTACGGATAAATTGAAATTGATCACTATCCCGATCCCGAATACGGAGCCTTATCCGTATCTATTCGGAGGTCTTCAGTTCCAAGGAGCTGCTGCTACCAATCCGGGAACGGTTGTGCAATGTCCTTAA
- a CDS encoding TMEM43 family protein, whose amino-acid sequence MAFEESGEGSSIFGSIGDSFKGMLTGVVLFPLSLYLIFQVETCEQASAALKGALPASQAKAGIASYVTGKLSADELGGEFVKPGKYISYSQSSEVYAWEETSKEDSKTKKTVYDCELDWISSPKNPKNFKDPACKSKPFYKATVDDKSSVASDAKVKAEDGKIFSVNLSKVDLTSAVPSVSPGSGDLSKGIAEGDYIYLSQKCASDQTEGCERISVSLVPVPEENMTFVGSVSGSSIGEFTSEEGNKFLNASVGDYLTTMKDIQSDDNTTKWLMRLGCFIAMWVSFNLLAGPLLSLLSFVPLVGELGKTALSIVFGVVAFVITAVTILLVKFWYIWLILGLAAIGYAIYKKRAATA is encoded by the coding sequence ATGGCGTTTGAAGAATCAGGGGAAGGTTCGAGCATATTCGGATCGATAGGTGACTCATTCAAAGGAATGTTGACTGGGGTAGTATTATTCCCCCTTTCCTTATATTTGATATTTCAAGTGGAAACTTGCGAACAAGCAAGTGCGGCTCTCAAAGGTGCATTACCTGCATCCCAGGCAAAAGCCGGGATTGCGTCTTACGTTACAGGTAAATTGAGTGCTGATGAATTAGGCGGTGAATTCGTAAAACCTGGGAAATATATTTCCTATTCTCAATCTTCCGAAGTATACGCTTGGGAAGAAACCAGCAAAGAAGATTCTAAAACCAAAAAAACGGTCTACGACTGCGAATTGGATTGGATCTCTTCTCCTAAAAATCCTAAAAATTTCAAGGATCCTGCATGTAAGTCCAAACCTTTCTATAAAGCGACTGTGGATGATAAAAGTTCCGTTGCTTCCGATGCGAAAGTTAAGGCCGAAGACGGCAAAATTTTCAGCGTGAATTTGAGTAAAGTGGATCTAACCTCCGCTGTTCCTTCCGTAAGCCCAGGATCTGGAGATTTGTCTAAGGGGATTGCTGAAGGAGATTATATCTACTTATCTCAAAAATGCGCGAGCGACCAAACGGAAGGTTGTGAAAGAATTAGTGTATCTCTTGTTCCCGTTCCGGAAGAGAACATGACTTTTGTAGGATCTGTCAGCGGAAGTTCGATCGGAGAATTTACGAGCGAAGAAGGTAATAAATTTTTGAATGCTTCTGTGGGAGATTACCTGACCACTATGAAGGATATCCAAAGTGATGATAATACGACTAAATGGCTGATGAGGTTGGGTTGTTTTATCGCGATGTGGGTAAGTTTCAATCTTCTCGCAGGACCATTACTTTCCCTTTTAAGTTTTGTTCCTCTTGTGGGAGAATTGGGCAAAACTGCACTTTCAATAGTGTTTGGAGTTGTGGCATTCGTGATCACTGCTGTTACCATTCTTCTTGTGAAGTTTTGGTATATCTGGCTGATATTGGGACTTGCCGCAATTGGTTACGCTATCTATAAGAAGAGGGCGGCTACAGCTTAG
- the murD gene encoding UDP-N-acetylmuramoyl-L-alanine--D-glutamate ligase has translation MKNFPTSLLGQRVLVLGGGVSGMAALRLLKERQANAVLCNSQPVPDSNVTFVGEDVILADLLPIALIVKSPGVSPAHSVISQAQSLAIPVVSEVELARAFYSGKLIGVTGTDGKSTTTSLTSHLVSADFPGATAGGNIGLAFSDFCLKPVPLSVLELSSYQLEDSGPLELNVSVILNLASDHLERHKSLDNYFNAKVRIVDSSNPRHTLVTSSKLFRERIQKFAWSCKIVVFGREQGVDAFISEEERTIKTANAIYDAKNFPLPGSHNLDNLAASILASEAIGAKPEHIQSLIGTFKGLPHRFQYAGKAAGISFINDSKSTNLHSMLAGLNTWKDKKGTFLILGGRPKAEPLEPLKEFLASGIGWVLLIGEARETWAPVISPILGSHLILADNLEEGFSQIKTAVRSGRARVSSVVFSPACASFDLYKNFEERGEHFLKLVSDWAKEEP, from the coding sequence ATGAAGAATTTTCCGACCTCCTTATTAGGCCAAAGAGTCCTGGTTCTCGGCGGGGGAGTTTCCGGCATGGCGGCTCTCCGACTCTTGAAAGAGAGACAGGCGAATGCTGTTCTTTGTAACTCTCAACCTGTTCCGGATTCGAATGTAACGTTCGTAGGTGAAGATGTAATTTTAGCGGACCTTCTTCCAATCGCTCTCATCGTAAAAAGTCCGGGCGTTTCTCCTGCCCATTCCGTAATTTCACAAGCTCAATCTCTCGCGATCCCGGTAGTTTCCGAAGTGGAATTAGCGAGAGCGTTCTATTCCGGAAAATTGATCGGAGTCACAGGCACTGACGGAAAATCCACGACAACTTCTCTCACCTCTCATTTAGTTTCTGCGGATTTTCCCGGGGCAACTGCCGGAGGAAATATCGGTTTAGCATTCAGCGATTTTTGCCTAAAACCGGTCCCACTTTCAGTGCTGGAACTTTCCAGCTATCAGTTGGAAGATTCCGGTCCTTTAGAACTTAATGTATCTGTAATATTAAATCTTGCTTCCGATCATTTGGAAAGGCATAAGAGCCTGGATAATTATTTTAATGCCAAAGTCAGGATCGTTGATTCGTCTAACCCTCGTCATACTCTGGTGACCAGCTCCAAACTTTTTAGGGAAAGGATCCAGAAGTTTGCCTGGTCCTGTAAGATCGTGGTCTTCGGAAGAGAGCAAGGAGTGGACGCATTCATCTCGGAAGAAGAAAGAACCATCAAAACCGCAAATGCAATTTATGATGCTAAAAATTTCCCTCTTCCGGGAAGTCATAATTTGGATAACCTGGCTGCTTCTATCTTAGCCTCGGAAGCGATCGGTGCAAAACCGGAACATATCCAAAGTTTGATCGGGACCTTCAAAGGCCTTCCCCATCGTTTCCAATATGCAGGTAAAGCGGCGGGGATTTCTTTTATCAATGATTCCAAATCCACCAACCTTCATAGTATGCTTGCGGGTTTAAACACTTGGAAGGACAAAAAAGGCACATTTTTGATCTTAGGTGGAAGGCCTAAAGCGGAGCCGTTAGAACCCTTAAAAGAATTTTTAGCCTCGGGAATAGGCTGGGTATTACTGATAGGGGAAGCAAGAGAAACCTGGGCGCCGGTGATCTCCCCTATCTTAGGCTCTCATTTGATCTTAGCGGATAATTTAGAAGAAGGTTTTTCTCAGATCAAAACCGCTGTACGCTCTGGAAGGGCGAGAGTGTCATCAGTCGTATTTTCGCCGGCATGTGCTAGTTTCGATCTATATAAGAATTTCGAGGAAAGAGGAGAACATTTCTTAAAATTAGTCTCCGATTGGGCCAAGGAAGAACCTTAG
- a CDS encoding STAS domain-containing protein: protein MLDHKVQDGVLIVYLKGRLDVSIANEVEENLNDLIDNQGHTRVILNMQDVDYMSSSGFRACISTLRKLNAKEGGLKICGIKPAVKRIFDVIELTSLFDIRETEDEALRTFRA, encoded by the coding sequence TTGCTCGATCACAAGGTACAGGACGGAGTTCTAATAGTTTACCTCAAGGGACGTTTGGACGTTTCTATCGCAAACGAGGTGGAAGAAAATCTGAACGATCTAATCGATAACCAAGGACATACCAGGGTTATTTTGAACATGCAAGATGTGGACTATATGTCTTCATCCGGATTCAGGGCTTGCATTTCTACACTCAGAAAATTGAACGCAAAAGAAGGCGGTCTCAAGATCTGCGGGATCAAACCTGCGGTAAAAAGAATATTCGACGTGATCGAACTTACTTCTCTATTTGATATCCGAGAAACAGAGGACGAGGCGCTTCGAACTTTTCGTGCATAA
- a CDS encoding indole-3-glycerol-phosphate synthase (involved in tryptophan biosynthesis; amino acid biosynthesis; converts 1-(2-carboxyphenylamino)-1-deoxy-D-ribulose 5-phosphate to C(1)-(3-indolyl)-glycerol 3-phosphat) produces the protein MRTLHRVLQEIVEEKKREIETIPEYKPAPYSGVGLWQSLRSRKFSIISECKKMSPSSGIIRQEYDAVSIAKTYSECGATAISVLTDKKFFGGSLEDLKNVSSQVNIPILRKDFILDTKQVAEAREFGAAAILLIVRILTPEKLTELIKEAKKYNMDVLTEIHTEEEAIIAAKAGANIVGINTRDLDDFSIHQELVPRVASKLSPNIVKVGESGVKSKADLDEFRSHVDAALIGTYFMEKSDIRKAWLELF, from the coding sequence ATGAGGACATTACATCGGGTTCTCCAAGAAATCGTAGAAGAAAAAAAAAGGGAAATCGAGACCATTCCCGAATATAAACCTGCTCCCTATTCCGGAGTAGGTTTATGGCAATCACTTCGCTCCCGCAAATTTTCAATCATCTCAGAATGTAAAAAAATGAGCCCTTCTTCCGGGATCATCCGGCAGGAATACGATGCCGTCTCCATCGCAAAAACTTACTCAGAGTGCGGAGCTACCGCGATCTCCGTTCTTACGGATAAAAAGTTTTTCGGCGGGTCTCTCGAGGATCTCAAAAATGTTTCTTCTCAGGTAAACATACCTATATTAAGAAAAGATTTTATACTGGATACAAAACAAGTTGCAGAAGCCCGGGAATTCGGAGCGGCCGCAATCTTACTTATAGTACGCATTCTTACGCCTGAAAAACTTACCGAACTTATCAAAGAAGCCAAAAAATATAATATGGATGTACTCACAGAGATCCATACGGAAGAAGAAGCAATCATCGCCGCCAAAGCAGGTGCAAACATAGTAGGGATCAATACCCGCGACCTGGACGATTTTAGCATCCATCAGGAGCTGGTTCCTAGGGTGGCTTCTAAACTTTCTCCCAATATCGTGAAGGTGGGAGAATCCGGGGTCAAGAGTAAGGCAGACCTGGACGAGTTCCGTTCCCATGTGGATGCCGCTCTCATCGGGACCTACTTCATGGAAAAATCGGATATCCGCAAAGCCTGGTTGGAACTTTTCTGA
- a CDS encoding HD family phosphohydrolase, whose protein sequence is MESKFKQYIVTDSVTLAGRLSILRTKMTAELINLKDFFESAEIRDTPQFVDVLFYISDKTLESEHSKIREQLRMNPLILARFILNADLGYEGYKNTEIEDDLIFGILPEITSDLHLSKTFANGFLHLHMITDQFDLLHKINTAKYEINRLTRIGISLANEKDFDKLLWEILYSAREICNADSGSLYLVEQDDIGFVRNLRFKISALSIDTEEFILPINKSSIAGYVAETGKVLNIQDVYDLPEDAEFSFNSNFDILSNYHTKSMLVVPMKGHRGDVVGVLQLINRKRNFSQKLTVEQMKGEEIQPFDDYSTQLVLGVAGQAAVAIQNNYLLREIETLFEGFVTASVNAIEARDPTTSGHSFRVAVLTVGLAETLDRVDFGKYKETKFSKEQLKEIRYASLLHDFGKVGVREKVLVKAKKLEDLEIGLIDWRFRYLKKDFESKLNLRKVEYLKKHGPTGYSDFEKAIEFEFNEECKRLTSMFQIISQSNEPSILEEANSQFLEEIAKMQYITTEGENLELISPYEFGFLTIKKGSLDFDERKEIESHVEHTFQFLSKIPWTNDLKMVPTIAHAHHEKLNGTGYPRGLSGDDIPIQSRIMTISDIFDALTDQDRPYKKAVPVDRALDILEMEAKENHLDGDLLKVFIESKVWEKLNHQGHIK, encoded by the coding sequence ATGGAATCCAAGTTTAAGCAATATATCGTAACGGATTCCGTGACTCTTGCAGGAAGACTTTCGATCCTCCGCACCAAGATGACGGCTGAGCTAATCAATCTGAAAGACTTTTTCGAGTCTGCAGAGATCAGGGACACTCCTCAATTCGTAGACGTTTTATTTTATATCTCCGACAAAACATTAGAGTCGGAACATAGTAAGATCAGGGAACAGCTTAGGATGAATCCTCTGATCTTGGCCAGATTCATTTTGAATGCCGACCTTGGTTATGAAGGTTATAAAAATACCGAGATCGAAGATGATCTGATTTTCGGAATATTGCCCGAGATCACTTCCGACCTTCATCTTTCCAAAACTTTCGCAAACGGATTTTTACATCTTCATATGATCACGGATCAGTTTGATCTATTGCATAAGATCAATACTGCAAAATATGAGATCAACCGATTGACCAGGATCGGTATCAGCCTCGCAAACGAAAAAGATTTTGATAAACTACTGTGGGAGATCTTATACAGCGCAAGAGAGATCTGTAACGCTGACTCCGGGTCCTTGTATCTGGTAGAACAAGACGATATAGGATTTGTTCGAAATTTACGTTTTAAAATTTCTGCATTGAGCATAGATACGGAAGAGTTCATTCTTCCTATCAATAAATCAAGTATTGCAGGTTATGTTGCAGAGACCGGTAAAGTCCTGAACATCCAAGATGTTTACGACCTGCCCGAGGACGCCGAATTCTCCTTTAATAGTAATTTTGATATATTATCGAACTATCATACAAAGTCTATGCTGGTAGTTCCTATGAAAGGTCATAGGGGAGATGTAGTCGGAGTTCTTCAGCTCATCAACCGCAAAAGGAATTTTAGCCAGAAATTGACTGTGGAACAGATGAAAGGGGAGGAGATCCAACCTTTCGATGATTATTCCACTCAGTTGGTGCTTGGGGTTGCAGGACAAGCGGCGGTCGCCATCCAGAATAATTATCTCTTAAGAGAGATCGAAACTTTATTCGAAGGATTTGTGACCGCATCCGTAAATGCGATCGAAGCGAGGGACCCGACCACAAGCGGTCACTCTTTCAGAGTCGCCGTATTAACTGTGGGACTCGCAGAAACATTAGATCGAGTGGATTTTGGAAAATATAAGGAAACAAAGTTTTCCAAAGAGCAACTCAAAGAGATCCGGTACGCTTCCCTGCTTCATGACTTCGGAAAAGTAGGGGTAAGAGAAAAGGTTTTGGTTAAGGCCAAAAAATTAGAAGATCTGGAGATCGGTCTGATCGATTGGAGATTCCGCTACTTAAAGAAAGATTTCGAATCTAAATTGAACTTAAGAAAAGTGGAATATTTAAAAAAACACGGTCCCACCGGATATTCGGATTTTGAAAAAGCGATAGAGTTCGAGTTTAATGAAGAATGTAAAAGACTCACTTCCATGTTCCAGATCATCAGCCAGAGTAACGAACCTTCCATATTGGAAGAGGCGAACTCTCAGTTCTTAGAAGAGATCGCCAAGATGCAATATATCACCACCGAAGGGGAAAATTTAGAGCTTATCTCTCCTTATGAGTTTGGATTTTTAACCATCAAAAAAGGTTCTTTGGATTTTGATGAAAGAAAAGAAATTGAGTCGCATGTGGAGCATACATTCCAGTTCCTAAGTAAGATCCCTTGGACGAATGATCTCAAAATGGTACCGACGATCGCTCATGCTCACCACGAAAAATTAAACGGAACAGGATATCCAAGAGGACTTTCCGGAGATGATATTCCGATCCAATCTAGGATCATGACTATCTCCGATATATTCGATGCGTTAACCGATCAGGACAGACCTTATAAGAAAGCGGTTCCGGTAGATAGGGCCTTGGACATTTTGGAAATGGAAGCCAAGGAAAACCATTTGGACGGAGATCTATTAAAAGTATTCATAGAGTCCAAGGTATGGGAAAAATTAAACCACCAAGGACATATTAAATAG